The Neoarius graeffei isolate fNeoGra1 chromosome 25, fNeoGra1.pri, whole genome shotgun sequence genome includes a region encoding these proteins:
- the LOC132873201 gene encoding cytochrome c oxidase subunit 5B, mitochondrial, whose amino-acid sequence MAARLLRAAVRASALCRVSSAPVLSRGMAAGGIPTDEQQATGLEKRILTSFKAGADPYSVLKPKQYTGSKDDPHIVPSINNKRLVGCVCEEDNTAIVWFWLHEGEPQRCPSCGSHYKLVHHELPH is encoded by the exons ATGGCCGCAAGGTTACTGAGAGCCGCAGTCCGGGCCTCGGCTCTGTGCCGTGTCTCTTCCGCGCCTGTCCTCAGCAGGGGGATGGCGGCCGGAG GCATTCCCACTGATGAACAGCAGGCCACTGGGCTGGAGAAAAGAATTCTGACGTCCTTTAAGGCTGGCGCG GACCCATACAGTgtgctgaagccaaagcagtaCACTGGCTCCAAAGACGACCCACACATCGTCCCCTCCATTAACAACAAACGCCTCGTTGGCTGCGTCT GTGAGGAGGACAACACAGCCATCGTGTGGTTCTGGCTGCATGAAGGAGAACCTCAGCGTTGCCCGTCCTGTGGCTCACACTATAAACTCGTTCATCATGAGCTTCCTCACTGA